In Desulfoferula mesophila, the genomic window CCAGAAGCCGGGCCACCACACGGGGAAAATGGCCCCCAAATAGATGGAATACTTGAGCACCGGGAAGATGCTCGCCAGGGAGAAAACCGAATAGGCCAGACGGTATTTGGGGGGGCTAAGGCGCAGGAGCCGCTCCAGCCCGGCCCGCAGGCGGCGCTCCAGGAGCAGGCTGTGCACGGCGCACCAGGCGGCCCAGGCCAGGGCCAGAATCAACATGTCATCGGCCGACGGGCTGGCGGGGGGCAAAGGGTTCCTCCAAATGGTAAAGGTACTTTTCCAAGCTAAGTCCCCCGCCCGCCGGGGTCAAGCGGTCCGGCGCATTGACTGACGGGGCATATGGCCGTAGGATGAACCTGAATCCGGGGGGGCTCCCCACAACTCGACACCAAGGTCTGAGCAATGATCGCACGTTACACCCTGCCCGAGATGGGCCGCATATGGACCGACGAGAACCGCTACGCCAAGTGGCTGGCGGTGGAACTGGCCGCCTGCCGGGCCTGGAACAAGCTGGGACGCATCCCCGACGAGGCCCTGGGCGAGATCGAGGCCAAGGCCGCCTTCGAGGTGGCGCGGGTGGAGGAGATCGAGGCCGAAACCCGCCACGACGTCATCGCCTTTTTAACCAACGTGGCCGAGTACGTGGGCCCCTCCAGCCGCTACATCCATCTGGGGCTCACCTCCAGCGATGTGTTGGACACCGCCTACGCCCTTTTGATCAAGGAATCCGGCGAGCTGCTCCTGGCCGCCATGGACCGGCTGCTGGCCGCGCTCAAGACCAGGGCCCTGGAGCACAAATACACCATCCAGATGGGCCGCTCCCACGGCATCCACGCCGAGCCGGTGACTTTCGGGCTCAAGCTGGTGGGCTTTTACGCCGAGTTCGCCCGCGACCGCCAGCGCCTGGAGCAGGCCATCAGGGCGGCGGCCCGGGGCAAGATCAGCGGGGCGGTGGGCACCTACGCCAACGTGACCCCCGAGGTGGAAAAGATGGTCATGGACGAGCTGGGGCTCGCCCCGGCGGTGGCTTCCACCCAGGTGGTGGCCCGCGACGGCCTGGCCGAATATTTCTGCACCCTGGCCATCATCGGCGGGAGCATCGAGCGCCTGGCCGTGGAGATCCGCCACTTGCAGCGCACCGAGGTGTTGGAGGCCGAGGAGGCCTTTGCCAAGGGCCAGAAGGGCTCCAGCGCCATGCCCCACAAGCGCAACCCCATCGGCAGCGAGAACCTCTCTGGCCAGGTGCGCCTGCTCAGGGGCTACGCCCTGGCCTCGCTGGAAAACATGGCCCTGTGGCACGAGCGCGACATCAGCCACTCCTCGGTGGAGCGCACCATCGGCCCGGACGCCGACATTTTGACCCACTACAGCCTGCACCGCATGGCGGGCATGATCGAGCGCCTGACCGTGTACCCCGACAACATGCTGCGCAACCTGAACCTCACCGGCGGGTTGATCCACTCCCAGCAGGTGCTGCTGGCCCTGGCCCAGAGCGGGCTGAGCCGCGAGGACGCCTACCGCCTGGTGCAAAAGCACGCCATGGCCACCTGGGCCGATGGCGGCAGCTTCCGCGAGCGGCTGGAAAACGACCCCGAGGTGATCCAGGGACTGGGCGACAAGGCCTCCGAGATACTGGACGGCTTGTTCGATCCGCAGGCCCACTTGAAGCAGGTGGACTTTATTTTTCAGCAAATCCTGGGTAGGGACTAGCCCGAACGCCTGGGAGGTAAATTTTGGCAAAGGAGAAAAGGCCCATGCTAGCGGCGCGCGCGGCGGCGGTGATTATGGCCCTGGCCCTTCTGGCCTCGGTTGGCTGCTCCACGGTCCAGGAGGCCTACAACGAATACGACCCCCGGCCCCGCCCGGCCGACGCGGCCTTTGCCAAGGTGCTGGAAAAGTATCTGGTGGAGGGCTCCATCCACCACGGAGCGGCCACCGAGATGCTGGCCCAGGTGGTGCCGGCCAACTGGGAGGTGCGGGTGGCCTGGGTGGATCGGCGGGCAGAGGCCTTCGCCTGGAGGCCGGAGCAAAAGGCCAAGGATCTGGCCGACCAAAAGGCCGAGTACCAAAAATTCAACACCGTCCTGGCCAGCGTGTTCGTGCCCGACAAGAAGTGGAACAACCTGGACGAGAACGACACCAACTGGCGGGTCTATCTGATCAACGCCAAGGGAGAGCGGGTGGAGCCGGTGGACGTGCGCCAGATCAAAAAGCGCACCGCCATCCACGGAGCCATCTATCCCTTCTGGGGCCCCTGGAGCCGGCTGTATCTACTCAAATTCCCCATCAACGACGCCCAGGGCAAGCCGTTTTTAGCGCCGGGCGAAAAAGAGGCCACCCTCCTGGTGACCGGCGCGCCGGGCCAAGAGAGCTTCAAGTTGGTGATGCGCTAGAGGCCGGGATGTCTTAGTTTTTCGGGGTGAGCATATGCGAGCCCCGAGGCAGGACGTCGATGCCGCCCTCCCGCAGGTCGGCGGCCACCAGATTGCGGCCCGCCTGTTTGGCCGCGTAAAGCGCGTTGTCCGCCCGCCCCACCGCCTCTTGGGGCGATTCGTCCGGCCCCAGGGTGGCCACCCCCACGCTGACCGTCAGCCGGACTTTTTCGCGTTGCCCGTCCCGCTCGGAATCTTCGTCCCCCGGCCAAAAATCCAGACGGGCCACTTCGGCGCGCAGGCGCTCGGCCACCACCAGGGCCTCGCTCATGGTGCTGCGCGGCAGGAGCACCGCGAACTCCTCTCCGCCGTAGCGGCAGGGCAGGTCCATTTCCCGCACGCAGCGCCGCAGGGCCTGGGCGAAACGGACCAGGGCCCGGTCGCCGGCCAGGTGGCCGAATCGGTCGTTGTAGGTTTTGAAAAAGTCGATGTCCACCATGAGGACGGAAAATGAGTGGCCATAGCGGTTGCCGGTCTGCATCTCCCGGGGCAGGGTTGCGTAAAAAAACCGCTGGTTGTAAAGGCCGGTTAGGCTGTCGGTGACCGACAGGCGCCTGAGCTCCTGCTCCAGGTGGCGCTTGTCCGAAAGGTCCACCAGGGTTTCCACCGCCCGCAGGATGTTTCCCTCCGAGTCTCGAATGGGCGCGGCCAGAAAGTATAGCTGGCGGCCATCGGGCTTCAGCTTGGGGAAGAAGCCCTCCCCTTCCAGCCCGCCGTCCACCAAGGTGGATTTTTTTACCGAAATATCCATGTATTCGTTGCGGGACTTGCCGGTCTGGCTCTCCACTTCAATCTCGTCCAGCACCAAGTCCGCCAGCACCGAGCGGGGGGTCAGGTAAAATGGCTCCCATTGGCGGTTGGTGCCCACCATGTCCGCCGCGCGGTAACCGGTGATGCCCTCCATGGCCCGGTTCCAGTGAACCACCTTGTGATCACGGTCCAAAACCATGACCGGCGTGGGCAGGCCCTGCAGGGTGTTTTCCACCATCTGCTGGCCGCGCTTGAGCTCCTGCTCCAAAAGTATGTGCTCGGTGATATCGGTGGCGATGCCCTCCAGGGCCAGGGGCTTGTCCAGCTCGTCGCGCAAC contains:
- the purB gene encoding adenylosuccinate lyase gives rise to the protein MIARYTLPEMGRIWTDENRYAKWLAVELAACRAWNKLGRIPDEALGEIEAKAAFEVARVEEIEAETRHDVIAFLTNVAEYVGPSSRYIHLGLTSSDVLDTAYALLIKESGELLLAAMDRLLAALKTRALEHKYTIQMGRSHGIHAEPVTFGLKLVGFYAEFARDRQRLEQAIRAAARGKISGAVGTYANVTPEVEKMVMDELGLAPAVASTQVVARDGLAEYFCTLAIIGGSIERLAVEIRHLQRTEVLEAEEAFAKGQKGSSAMPHKRNPIGSENLSGQVRLLRGYALASLENMALWHERDISHSSVERTIGPDADILTHYSLHRMAGMIERLTVYPDNMLRNLNLTGGLIHSQQVLLALAQSGLSREDAYRLVQKHAMATWADGGSFRERLENDPEVIQGLGDKASEILDGLFDPQAHLKQVDFIFQQILGRD